The DNA region TCAACATGAACTTTGACCCCAAGAGTCTGATCACGTGACCGAGTCTaagtttttaaatttaaaatcaaataaataaatattcatcctATAACCACGAGAAGTTTCTTATATATGTTAAAGTTGAATCGCTTTTAAGTGCATATTGTATAATTATATGAGCCTTTCATTTCCTTACGATGTcaatattattttcttctttcgctcaaaacaataaatgagCACATCCGTCATAATTCGTGGTAAGACTAATGTTAAAAagtcgttttgttttttttacattttttaaatgatggggGAAAAGACGTTTCAGGGCGAAATGGAGGCAGAGGGTCAGGTGACATTACGTCACTCAGGTATGGGTTAAAGGTGTGGTGAAAGGTGCGTTCACTGGCTCGTTTGAATTGAAAGTGCAAAGTCGCCCAACAGGAAAATCTGCCAGCAACACACTGCCTGTAGAGACACTGGACTGGATCCCCGGAGCTGTGATTCTTCGGACAGATCGACCCAAAGGCTgataaaaatgagcaaaatctCCAAACTTTTCAAGGGGAGCTCATCGAGCTCCTCAAAGTCCAAACACCACCGGTCGAAGGGAGGACCGTCCCCGCAGGAGGCCATCCATAAACTGAGGGAAACGGAGGAAATGTTGACGAAGAAGCAGGAATACCTGGAGAAGAGGATAGAGCAGGAAATAGCAATAGCTAAGAAACATGGCACAAAAAACAAGAGAggtatgtttttatatttgttagaagtgaattaattaatgtttttaacGAAGCCCACAGTCTATCTTCATTTGTGAGTATTATGGTATATTAGCTATTGTCTTTTGTAGGCAAATAATCAGCTGAATCTTATCTCAGGTATGAAAATGTGGTTGAAGGGGTTTCATTCTCACACCGCCCATAATGTTGTTTTGGTTGCCTCATCAAATGAGCAAATTCAACTGACATAGCAGCAACAAGTACAAGGTTGTGTAAAGTGAagtgacagaggagaaaaaataacatCGGTGTTCAGGGTGTTTCAGCATTACTTAGGTGAATCACCTCAGACTAAAAATAAGCATTATGTAATGGGAGGAACCGTTTTTGTTCCCAACCAGTGTATAAGGTATGAAATTGTCAGACACATAAGTGATAAGTGAATTCTGAAATCTCTCTGTATCAGCTGCTCTGCAGGccctgaagaggaagaagcgTTTGGAGCAGCAGCTAACACAGATTGATGGCACGCTCTCCACCATCGAGTTTCAGAGAGAAGCTTTGGAAAactcacacaccaacacagaggTCCTGAAGAATATGGGATATGCTGCCAAGGCCATGAAACAAGTCCATGAGAACATGTAAGAACCTGCTggtataaacaaaaaaactgacatgAATTTGTATTAATTTACCTGCATAGTCTAAAATTGGTGCAGAGCAAAAATGGTATATTTTTTATGGAAGACCCAAATGTGTACCTATTTTTAAAGGATGCTTTACAAGACATTTGAACTGGAAAACTGCAAAGGggtgtattttttattcataaaggcctaagaaaaaatatgaaatcaatGCAAAGATGCACAGATTATTTTAAGTCATGTGTAGCAACCcttaatgtaaacatttctgATGTTTGAGTTGCCATtttagatatatatttttaggcTAATATTTGGCCAGTGCGATAGGTGAACTTGGGTTTAAACTTGAGTTTATGATAATTTTAACAGTGCTATTTTATCTCCTCTGTTTTTCAGGGACATTGACAAAATAGATGATCTGATGCAGGATATTACAGAGCAACAGGACGTGGCTCAAGAGATCAGTGAGGCCATTTCCAGGCCTTTCGGCGAGACATTTGATGAGGTTGatatcttttcttcctcctctgtcaaaATCAACAtgctcttatttttttctgtcatatcTGT from Echeneis naucrates chromosome 20, fEcheNa1.1, whole genome shotgun sequence includes:
- the chmp4c gene encoding charged multivesicular body protein 4c isoform X2 yields the protein MSKISKLFKGSSSSSSKSKHHRSKGGPSPQEAIHKLRETEEMLTKKQEYLEKRIEQEIAIAKKHGTKNKRAALQALKRKKRLEQQLTQIDGTLSTIEFQREALENSHTNTEVLKNMGYAAKAMKQVHENMDIDKIDDLMQDITEQQDVAQEISEAISRPFGETFDEDELLAELAELEQEDLEENLKTMGGLPSVPSSRLPSARPSQPTKKRVEDDDDMRMLASWAT
- the chmp4c gene encoding charged multivesicular body protein 4c isoform X1 translates to MSKISKLFKGSSSSSSKSKHHRSKGGPSPQEAIHKLRETEEMLTKKQEYLEKRIEQEIAIAKKHGTKNKRAALQALKRKKRLEQQLTQIDGTLSTIEFQREALENSHTNTEVLKNMGYAAKAMKQVHENMDIDKIDDLMQDITEQQDVAQEISEAISRPFGETFDEDELLAELAELEQEDLEENLKTMGGLPSVPSSRLPSARPSQRATTKKRVEDDDDMRMLASWAT